The Acropora palmata chromosome 10, jaAcrPala1.3, whole genome shotgun sequence genome contains a region encoding:
- the LOC141895375 gene encoding purine nucleoside phosphorylase LACC1-like yields the protein MADPKTPPEMIIVLGCHTNDDGSPTDMMKSRIEGGAQVYASLKRQNIDCRVIATGYQRTGQTISEASAMEKYAVDNGLIDQENIIKEEQASTTAENAYYSRIIADEFDATKVNVVTSQFHMERARNIFEKIFSPQIYVMKYHEFTHAMDDDERKTRENREEKYFPLIDDHIKMIMPKLTLPDGKMIEVLQSTVIPTDTFNHGFTTRHGGVSTYRTLSSLNLVHSDKRRDLSVNVQENRRRLALTCRFDPDKFRVAKCVHEANVWIVGDPEPESYDALITDNSHATIAAPGADCPTVLFCDPVKKVCAAAHSGWRGTLAQIDAAVVDIMTTRFECKIKNIRVAIGPCIGPCCFEVGDDVAESFSEAFSDVVVVKQEGEPRPFVDLRLSIRLQLEKKGVMPKNIDDGTSVMDERPKSQQPTQCTKCDPEQRFFSYRRDGVQFGTQVGFIRLKEPEHDSSCNIS from the exons ATGGCTGACCCAAAAACACCACCAGAAATGATTATTGTCCTTGGTTGTCACACTAATGATGATGGCTCTCCAACTGACATGATGAAATCCAGGATTGAAGGTGGAGCTCAAGTGTATGCATCATTAAAACGACAAAACATTGATTGTCGTGTAATTGCCACTGGATACCAACGAACAGGCCAG ACTATCTCAGAGGCCAGTGCCATGGAGAAGTATGCAGTGGACAATGGTCTTATTGACCAGGAAAATATCATTAAAGAAGAACAGGCATCCACCACCGCAGAAAATGCTTATTACAGCCGCATCATTGCCGATGAGTTTGATGCCACCAAGGTCAATGTTGTCACGTCGCAGTTTCATATGGAGCGAGCAAGGAATATTTTTGAGAAG ATATTTTCACCACAAATTTACGTTATGAAATATCATGAATTCACTCATGCAATGGATGATGATGAGAGGAAGACGAGGGAAAATAGAGAAGAAAAATACTTTCCATTGATTGATGACCACATCAAAATGATCATGCCAAAACTCACCCTCCCTGATGGCAAGATGATAGAAGTTCTCCAGTCGACTGTTATTCCAACAGACACATTCAATCATGGTTTCACAACAAGACATGGAGGAGTTTCTACCTACAGAACCCTGTCATCTCTGAACTTGGTGCACAGTGACAAGAGAAGAGATTTATCTGTGAATGTCCAGGAAAATCGCCGCAGATTAGCCCTGACTTGTCGATTTGACCCTGATAAGTTTCGAGTGGCCAAATGTGTTCATGAGGCTAATGTATGGATTGTTGGTGACCCAGAACCAGAAAGTTATGATGCATTGATAACAGACAACAGCCATGCCACAATTGCTGCTCCTGGTGCAGACTGCCCAACAGTCTTGTTCTGCGATCCTGTGAAAAag GTTTGTGCTGCAGCTCATTCAGGATGGCGTGGCACATTGGCCCAGATTGATGCTGCTGTTGTGGACATTATGACAACAAGATTTGAATGCAAGATTAAGAACATCAGAGTTGCAATTGGTCCTTGTATCGGCCCATGTTGCTTTGAAGTTGGTGATGATGTAGCTGAAAGTTTCTCAGAAGCATTCAGTGACGTTGTGGTGGTGAAGCAAGAAGGAGAGCCACGCCCATTTGTTGACCTGCGCCTTTCAATCAGACTTCAGTTGGAGAAGAAAGGGGTAATGCCTAAGAACATTGATGATGGAACAAG tGTGATGGATGAAAGACCAAAATCTCAACAACCAACCCAGTGCACCAAGTGTGACCCAGAACAAAGGTTCTTCTCATATCGAAGAGATGGAGTACAGTTTGGCACACAGGTTGGATTCATACGACTTAAGGAACCTGAGCATGATTCAAGTTGCAACATTTCATAA